Proteins encoded by one window of Lactobacillus paragasseri:
- a CDS encoding KUP/HAK/KT family potassium transporter, with protein MNEKTRKNISAAGLLIAIGIVYGDIGTSPLYVMKSIVAGNGGIAHVNRDFIVGSISLVLWTVTLLTTLQTVFIALKATNHGEGGIFALYTLVRKRAKWLVLPALIGGAAILADGTLTPAVTVTTAIEGLKGIEFGHGNVPVSTQGAVIAITVVILLILFSIQRMGTSIIGKAFGPIMFIWFTFLGVMGLMNMMGDLSILQALNPYYAIKLLFSPYNKVGIFILGSIFLATTGAEALYSDVGHVGKGNIIGSWPYVFVCLSLNYFGQGVWILNNPNYNAGNGDFNPFFEIIPQNIRLAAIVLATIAAVIASQALITGSFTLVAEASGLKFLPRMNIMYPSTKKGQIYIPSVNKMICIATIAIVLFFQTSAHMEAAYGLSITISMLMTTILLYEWLAMKGIRTIWNWIFLIFFGFLDIMFMLASLSKFTHGGYVSLIIAGFIGIIMYVWFYGNKIRDKRESRNAYVRLDEYVDMLTNLSHDEDYPTFATNLVYMAKVKYNKFIKREILYSILDKRPKRARAYWFVTVNVTNEPFTAEYAVNTYGTKNVINVQLFLGFKQQTSVNVYLRQIVHDLIADGTIESQPQEYTTTPGRDVGDFSFVIVNDVISPQTQLRSYEKFLVEARVWLQNLSSNPASWFGLDYADTVIERVPLILGDQRRQHITRIAPKKFEDIKKRLRAEGELKE; from the coding sequence ATGAATGAAAAAACACGGAAAAATATATCGGCCGCGGGATTATTAATTGCGATTGGTATTGTCTATGGTGATATTGGAACCAGTCCGTTATATGTTATGAAGTCGATTGTCGCCGGAAATGGTGGGATTGCTCACGTAAATCGTGACTTCATTGTCGGATCTATTTCCCTAGTACTTTGGACAGTTACTTTATTAACAACTTTGCAGACTGTCTTTATTGCATTAAAGGCTACTAACCACGGTGAAGGTGGTATTTTTGCTCTCTATACTTTAGTACGTAAACGTGCAAAATGGTTAGTGCTTCCCGCTTTAATTGGTGGAGCTGCAATTTTAGCTGATGGTACATTAACTCCTGCTGTTACTGTTACAACAGCTATTGAAGGGCTAAAAGGAATTGAATTTGGTCACGGCAACGTTCCAGTTTCTACGCAGGGAGCCGTTATTGCAATTACGGTAGTAATTTTGCTGATTCTGTTTTCGATTCAGCGAATGGGAACAAGTATTATTGGTAAAGCTTTTGGACCAATTATGTTTATCTGGTTTACCTTTTTAGGTGTTATGGGCTTGATGAATATGATGGGTGACTTATCTATCTTACAAGCTCTTAACCCTTATTACGCAATTAAGCTTCTATTTAGTCCATATAACAAGGTTGGAATCTTTATTTTAGGATCCATCTTCCTTGCTACTACTGGTGCAGAAGCATTATATTCTGACGTTGGTCACGTTGGTAAAGGAAATATTATTGGTTCTTGGCCATATGTCTTTGTTTGTTTATCACTCAATTACTTTGGTCAAGGCGTTTGGATTCTAAATAATCCTAACTATAACGCTGGAAACGGTGATTTCAACCCATTCTTTGAAATCATCCCACAAAATATTCGTCTAGCTGCCATTGTCTTGGCTACTATTGCCGCCGTTATTGCTTCACAAGCTTTAATTACTGGTTCATTTACTTTAGTAGCTGAAGCTAGTGGATTGAAGTTCTTACCAAGAATGAATATTATGTATCCTTCAACTAAAAAGGGACAGATTTATATTCCTTCTGTTAATAAGATGATCTGTATTGCAACAATTGCGATTGTTCTTTTCTTCCAAACTTCCGCTCACATGGAAGCAGCCTATGGTTTGTCAATTACTATTTCAATGTTAATGACAACGATCTTGCTTTACGAATGGTTAGCAATGAAGGGCATTCGTACAATCTGGAACTGGATATTCTTAATTTTCTTTGGCTTTTTAGACATCATGTTTATGTTGGCCAGCTTGAGTAAATTTACACATGGTGGTTACGTATCATTAATTATTGCCGGTTTCATCGGAATCATTATGTATGTTTGGTTCTATGGTAATAAGATCAGAGACAAACGTGAATCGCGCAATGCTTATGTAAGGCTTGATGAATATGTAGATATGTTAACAAACTTGAGTCATGATGAAGATTACCCTACTTTTGCTACTAACCTCGTTTACATGGCCAAAGTTAAATACAATAAATTCATTAAGCGAGAAATTCTCTACTCTATCTTAGATAAACGTCCTAAACGTGCACGAGCATACTGGTTCGTAACGGTTAACGTTACTAATGAGCCATTTACTGCTGAATACGCCGTTAATACTTACGGAACTAAAAACGTAATTAACGTTCAACTCTTCCTAGGATTCAAGCAGCAAACTAGTGTGAATGTATACTTACGTCAAATCGTACATGATCTAATTGCTGATGGCACGATTGAATCACAGCCGCAGGAATACACTACTACACCTGGTAGAGATGTTGGTGATTTTTCATTCGTCATCGTTAACGATGTAATTAGTCCACAAACACAACTTAGAAGTTATGAAAAATTCTTAGTTGAAGCACGTGTATGGCTTCAAAATCTATCTTCTAACCCAGCTTCATGGTTTGGCTTAGATTATGCTGATACAGTTATTGAACGGGTACCATTGATCTTAGGAGATCAACGAAGAC
- a CDS encoding KUP/HAK/KT family potassium transporter has protein sequence MNSNLRKKVTLAGLLVSIGIVYGDIGTSPLYVMKAIVNENGGIAHVSREYIVGSISLILWTITLLTTVKYVLIALKATNHGEGGIFSLYALVRKKAKWLVIPALVGGAALLADGTLTPAVTVTTAIEGLKNMKFGNDIPVPNQNSVIMITIVILLFLFSIQRMGTSVIGKTFGPIMLVWFTFLGLTGIMNLSHDWSLLEALNPLLAIKILFSPANKVGVLILGAVFLATTGAEALYSDVGHVGKGNIMGSWPYVFICLALNYLGQGVWILENPNYHAGATDFNPFFEALPSQWKFFAIILATLAAIIASQALITGSFTLVSEASGLKFLPRMKIIYPSTEQGQLFIPSINKMLCAATIGIVFLFRTSEHMEAAYGLAITVTMLMTTVLLFEYLSLRKVNFSLRLIFLLLFGAIETMFLISSLAKFLHGGYVTVIIAAFIGAIMYVWYFGNKVRDKREAENAYVRLDEYTTMLSNLSHDESIPLYATNLVYMAKVKYNKFIKRDMLYSILDKRPKRAHAYWFVTVNVTNEPFTAEYAVNTYGTKNVINVQLYLGFKQQQKVNVYLRQIVHDLIKDGTIESQPQEYTTTPGRDVGDFKFVIVNDVISPETQLSSYEKWLVESRVWLQNLSSNPAVWFGLEYADTVIERVPLILGSQDVKSIHRTKLR, from the coding sequence ATGAATAGTAATTTACGTAAAAAAGTCACCTTAGCGGGACTTTTAGTTTCAATTGGAATTGTTTACGGCGACATTGGTACAAGTCCACTTTATGTTATGAAAGCAATCGTAAACGAAAACGGCGGAATTGCTCATGTTAGCCGCGAATATATTGTAGGTTCCATCTCACTTATTCTTTGGACGATTACACTTTTAACCACTGTTAAGTATGTTTTAATCGCCCTTAAAGCAACTAACCATGGTGAAGGTGGAATTTTCTCTCTTTATGCTTTAGTTAGAAAAAAGGCTAAATGGCTAGTTATCCCTGCCTTAGTTGGAGGAGCTGCTTTACTGGCTGATGGCACTTTAACACCAGCAGTTACTGTTACAACCGCTATTGAAGGTCTTAAAAATATGAAATTTGGTAACGATATTCCAGTGCCAAATCAAAATAGTGTCATTATGATCACAATTGTCATCTTGCTTTTCCTATTCTCTATCCAAAGAATGGGAACGAGCGTTATCGGTAAGACATTTGGGCCAATCATGCTGGTCTGGTTTACCTTCTTAGGATTAACTGGAATTATGAACTTAAGTCATGACTGGTCCTTACTTGAAGCACTCAATCCACTTCTTGCTATCAAAATTTTATTTAGTCCTGCTAATAAAGTCGGTGTTTTAATTCTAGGAGCAGTATTCTTAGCTACTACTGGTGCGGAAGCCCTTTATTCAGATGTTGGACACGTTGGTAAAGGTAATATTATGGGTTCTTGGCCTTACGTTTTTATTTGCTTAGCCCTAAACTATCTTGGTCAAGGCGTTTGGATCTTAGAGAACCCTAATTATCATGCTGGTGCCACAGACTTTAACCCATTCTTTGAAGCTCTACCAAGCCAGTGGAAGTTCTTTGCAATAATTCTAGCTACCCTAGCCGCAATCATTGCCTCGCAAGCTTTAATTACCGGCTCCTTTACCCTAGTTTCTGAAGCTAGTGGTTTGAAGTTTTTACCGAGAATGAAAATTATTTATCCTTCTACTGAACAGGGACAGCTTTTCATTCCGTCAATTAATAAGATGCTTTGCGCTGCTACAATCGGAATTGTCTTCTTATTTAGAACCTCTGAACACATGGAAGCGGCTTATGGTTTAGCAATCACTGTAACCATGCTCATGACGACAGTTCTGCTCTTTGAATACCTATCACTTAGAAAAGTTAACTTTAGTTTGCGACTAATCTTTTTGCTTTTATTCGGGGCAATTGAAACCATGTTCTTGATTTCTAGTTTAGCTAAATTCTTACATGGTGGTTATGTCACGGTAATTATTGCAGCCTTTATTGGGGCAATTATGTATGTTTGGTATTTTGGTAATAAAGTTCGTGATAAACGTGAAGCCGAAAATGCCTATGTTCGCTTAGACGAATATACTACTATGCTCAGCAATCTAAGCCATGACGAAAGTATTCCGCTATATGCAACAAACTTGGTCTACATGGCCAAAGTTAAATACAACAAGTTTATTAAGCGTGACATGCTGTATTCAATCTTAGATAAGCGTCCAAAGCGAGCTCATGCTTATTGGTTTGTAACCGTAAACGTAACTAACGAACCTTTTACTGCTGAATATGCAGTTAATACCTATGGCACCAAAAACGTAATTAACGTTCAACTATACTTAGGATTTAAGCAGCAGCAAAAAGTTAATGTTTACTTACGTCAGATTGTCCATGACTTAATTAAAGATGGCACAATTGAATCGCAACCACAAGAATACACTACTACTCCAGGTAGAGATGTTGGTGACTTTAAGTTTGTAATTGTAAATGACGTAATTAGTCCTGAAACTCAACTAAGTTCTTATGAAAAGTGGCTCGTTGAAAGCCGGGTCTGGCTTCAAAACTTATCCTCTAATCCTGCTGTTTGGTTTGGATTAGAATATGCCGATACAGTAATTGAACGCGTACCATTAATTCTAGGTTCGCAAGATGTTAAATCTATTCACAGAACCAAACTAAGATAA